Proteins encoded within one genomic window of Deinococcus depolymerans:
- the lpdA gene encoding dihydrolipoyl dehydrogenase, producing the protein MDSFDVLVIGGGPAGYVAAIRAAQLGFKTACVDAFERNGKASLGGTCLNVGCIPSKAMLDSSEKFEVMQHDFAEHGINVQGASLDIAKMLGRKNGVVDKLTGGVAFLFKKNKITSFFGLGRLVRADGDGWIVDAAGTEVRAARVIVATGSSPRALPLAPFGGHIVENSGALEFTAVPEKLGVIGAGVIGLELGSVWRRLGAQVTVLEALPGFLMAADDAIAKEGLKLFKKQGLDFHFGVNITAVEQDDSGVSVTYTEQDREVTARFDKLIVSIGRVPHTQGLGADAVGLALDERGFVKVDQHYRTNLQNVFAIGDVIGGAMLAHKAEEEGVALAEMLAGQAGHVNYDVIPWVIYTSPEIAWAGLTEKQAKDRGLNIKTGQFPFSANGRALGHGDTRGFVKIIADAQTDKLLGVHMIGGGVSELIGEVVAIMEFGGSSEDLARTVHAHPTLSEVVKEAALATDKRALHM; encoded by the coding sequence ATGGATTCTTTCGACGTACTGGTGATTGGTGGCGGCCCCGCGGGTTACGTGGCGGCCATTCGTGCGGCTCAGCTGGGCTTCAAGACGGCCTGCGTGGACGCCTTCGAGCGGAACGGCAAGGCCAGCCTGGGGGGCACCTGCCTGAACGTGGGCTGCATTCCCAGCAAGGCGATGCTGGACAGCAGCGAGAAGTTCGAGGTCATGCAGCATGACTTCGCCGAGCACGGCATCAACGTGCAGGGCGCGTCCCTGGACATCGCGAAGATGCTGGGCCGCAAGAACGGCGTGGTGGACAAACTGACGGGCGGCGTGGCGTTCCTGTTCAAGAAGAACAAGATCACGTCGTTCTTCGGGCTGGGCCGACTGGTCCGCGCGGACGGCGACGGCTGGATCGTGGACGCCGCCGGCACCGAGGTCCGCGCCGCGCGCGTGATCGTCGCGACCGGCAGCAGCCCCCGCGCCCTGCCGCTGGCACCCTTCGGCGGGCACATCGTGGAGAACAGCGGCGCGCTGGAATTCACGGCCGTCCCGGAGAAACTCGGCGTGATCGGCGCGGGCGTCATCGGCCTGGAGCTCGGCAGCGTCTGGCGCCGCCTGGGCGCGCAGGTGACGGTGCTGGAGGCCCTGCCGGGCTTCCTGATGGCCGCCGACGACGCCATCGCTAAGGAGGGCCTCAAGCTCTTCAAGAAGCAGGGCCTGGACTTCCACTTCGGCGTGAACATCACCGCCGTCGAGCAGGACGACAGCGGCGTCAGCGTCACGTACACCGAGCAGGACAGGGAAGTCACCGCGCGCTTCGACAAGCTGATCGTGTCCATCGGCCGCGTGCCCCACACCCAGGGCCTCGGGGCCGACGCGGTGGGCCTGGCGCTCGATGAACGCGGCTTCGTGAAGGTCGACCAGCACTACCGCACCAACCTCCAGAACGTCTTTGCCATCGGCGACGTGATCGGCGGCGCCATGCTCGCCCACAAGGCCGAGGAGGAGGGCGTGGCCCTCGCCGAGATGCTGGCCGGTCAGGCCGGGCACGTGAACTACGACGTGATCCCCTGGGTGATCTACACCAGCCCCGAGATCGCCTGGGCCGGCCTGACCGAGAAGCAGGCAAAAGACAGGGGCCTGAACATCAAGACCGGGCAGTTCCCATTCAGCGCGAACGGCCGCGCCCTCGGCCACGGCGACACGCGCGGCTTCGTGAAGATCATCGCCGACGCCCAGACCGACAAACTCCTGGGCGTGCACATGATCGGCGGCGGCGTCAGCGAACTGATCGGCGAGGTCGTGGCGATCATGGAGTTCGGCGGCAGCAGCGAGGACCTCGCCCGCACCGTCCACGCCCACCCCACCCTGTCCGAGGTCGTCAAGGAAGCCGCACTGGCCACCGACAAACGCGCCCTGCACATGTAA
- a CDS encoding O-antigen ligase family protein has product MSVSPDSGIAAPRRWLVWLALLPVVPPLLLGGAVGLRQWRSLPRVVQALVGVFVGTQLLAALLSPGPLLALGTTVLRMTLLVGLLCLGSRLGEPATLRALRWGLLVVYVTALINGLALQGWDLTQLRLSHPYVTPVSLGLAGALGLWLALDRQPGESWRQGLPWRLMLGGLGVLTALLSGSRGPLAVALLGTALLLGWRTLRRQHLLGAALLGTVALGALLLGSSAEQRPLERLVTLDLTGRDLIWDDALSVARAQPWAGNGTLLLGPRIAPPGESCTWFEALEVRGVGCPAAVEQVNNTWVIAHNGLVQALGETGLLGTAGLFLLLGAVLAAASASPPLILTLVAALLLGDLTDNVTLVPGPFFSAVFWVAAGGALTRHPPRWPAAAGWGAALLLLMAFPVWTHFLPSTPHRQISLSGLISPTSWRADEPYAAAAQFNVPPGLYRAQLRACRQSCVTVAVRPFSSTGQRGTWQWLLGPLPSSRQVGGVDGQPYELQLRLWPGRSAPWRTRALSRTSWKVMVKP; this is encoded by the coding sequence ATGAGTGTCTCTCCTGATTCGGGTATTGCGGCGCCGCGCCGCTGGCTGGTGTGGCTGGCCCTGCTGCCGGTAGTGCCCCCGCTGCTTCTGGGCGGGGCCGTGGGCCTGCGGCAGTGGCGCAGCCTGCCGCGCGTGGTGCAGGCCTTGGTGGGGGTGTTCGTGGGGACGCAGCTGCTCGCGGCTCTGCTCAGCCCGGGCCCGCTGCTGGCGCTGGGGACCACCGTGCTGCGCATGACACTGCTGGTGGGGTTGCTGTGCCTGGGGTCGCGGCTGGGAGAACCTGCAACCCTGCGGGCCCTGCGCTGGGGCCTGCTCGTGGTGTACGTGACGGCGCTGATCAACGGTCTGGCCCTTCAAGGGTGGGACCTCACGCAGCTTCGGCTGAGTCATCCCTACGTCACGCCAGTGTCGCTGGGACTGGCCGGCGCGCTGGGGCTGTGGCTGGCCCTGGACAGGCAGCCGGGTGAGTCGTGGCGTCAGGGCCTGCCGTGGCGCCTGATGCTGGGCGGGCTGGGTGTACTCACTGCGCTGCTCAGCGGGAGCCGCGGGCCGCTGGCCGTGGCTCTGCTGGGCACCGCGCTGCTGCTGGGCTGGCGCACCCTCAGGCGCCAGCACCTGCTGGGCGCCGCGCTGCTGGGCACCGTGGCGCTGGGCGCGCTGCTGCTCGGCAGCAGCGCCGAGCAGCGGCCGCTGGAGCGTCTGGTGACCCTGGACCTGACTGGACGTGACCTGATCTGGGACGACGCCCTGAGCGTCGCCCGGGCGCAGCCCTGGGCGGGCAACGGCACGCTGCTGCTCGGTCCGCGGATCGCGCCGCCCGGAGAGAGCTGCACTTGGTTCGAGGCGCTGGAAGTGCGGGGTGTGGGCTGCCCGGCCGCCGTGGAACAGGTGAACAACACCTGGGTAATCGCGCATAATGGTCTGGTGCAGGCGTTGGGGGAAACCGGGCTGCTGGGCACGGCCGGGCTCTTCCTGCTGCTGGGGGCTGTCCTGGCCGCCGCCTCGGCCAGTCCCCCGCTGATCCTGACGCTGGTGGCGGCCCTGCTGCTAGGTGACCTGACGGACAACGTCACGCTGGTGCCTGGCCCGTTCTTCTCTGCCGTGTTCTGGGTGGCTGCGGGCGGCGCCTTGACCCGGCACCCTCCGCGCTGGCCGGCCGCGGCCGGCTGGGGGGCGGCACTCCTACTCCTGATGGCGTTTCCCGTCTGGACGCATTTCCTGCCGTCCACGCCACACCGTCAGATCAGCCTGAGCGGCCTGATCTCCCCGACCTCATGGCGGGCTGACGAGCCCTACGCGGCGGCCGCCCAGTTCAATGTCCCGCCGGGACTGTACCGCGCGCAGCTGCGCGCGTGCCGTCAGAGCTGCGTGACGGTCGCCGTGCGCCCATTCTCCTCGACTGGCCAGCGCGGCACGTGGCAGTGGCTGCTGGGGCCCCTGCCCAGCAGCCGTCAGGTTGGTGGTGTGGACGGCCAGCCCTACGAGCTGCAGCTGCGCCTGTGGCCGGGCCGCAGCGCGCCCTGGCGGACGCGTGCTCTGAGCCGCACCAGCTGGAAGGTCATGGTGAAGCCGTGA
- a CDS encoding SDR family oxidoreductase, protein MKILILGGDGMFGHQFYRQMRDRHDVRVTVRQDFSAYASYGLFDPQRTYTGIDVRSSDRLTEVMADFRPDAVINAVGIVKQRHTAKESIPSLEINALLPHRLTELTRLCGARLVHLSTDCVFSGRRGMYQEMDFPDAEDLYGRSKFLGEVADGHALTLRTSIIGPELSRKTSLLEWVLAQQGQVRGFQKAIFSGLTTLELSRVIEKLLLEYPGASGLYQVSSEPIDKYELLMLIREAYRLHLDIQPDDQLAINRSLDSSRFRQEFNYQPPAWPAMIGEMAEQRRADERYSPIVAGQGQAP, encoded by the coding sequence ATGAAAATTTTGATTCTCGGCGGCGACGGCATGTTCGGACACCAGTTCTACCGGCAGATGCGCGACCGTCACGACGTGCGCGTCACTGTGCGCCAGGACTTCAGCGCCTACGCAAGCTACGGGCTGTTCGACCCGCAGCGCACCTACACCGGCATTGACGTCCGTTCCAGTGACCGCCTGACGGAAGTGATGGCGGACTTCCGCCCTGACGCCGTCATCAATGCCGTGGGCATCGTCAAGCAGCGGCACACGGCTAAGGAGAGCATTCCCAGCTTGGAGATCAACGCCCTTCTGCCTCACCGCCTGACTGAGCTGACGCGCCTGTGCGGCGCGCGGCTGGTGCACCTCAGCACCGACTGCGTCTTCTCCGGGCGCAGGGGCATGTACCAGGAAATGGACTTCCCCGATGCTGAGGACCTGTACGGCCGCAGCAAGTTCCTGGGCGAGGTCGCGGACGGTCACGCCCTGACCCTACGCACCTCGATCATCGGACCTGAACTGTCCCGCAAGACCAGCCTGCTTGAATGGGTGCTAGCCCAGCAGGGGCAGGTCAGGGGCTTCCAGAAGGCGATCTTCAGTGGGCTCACCACCCTGGAACTCTCGCGAGTCATCGAGAAGCTTCTGCTCGAATATCCCGGGGCGTCCGGCCTGTATCAGGTGTCGAGTGAACCGATCGACAAGTACGAGCTGTTGATGCTGATCCGGGAGGCGTACCGGCTGCATCTGGACATCCAGCCGGATGATCAGCTGGCGATCAACCGCAGCCTAGACTCCAGCCGGTTCCGTCAGGAATTCAACTACCAGCCGCCCGCCTGGCCCGCCATGATCGGTGAGATGGCTGAGCAGCGGCGCGCGGACGAACGTTACTCACCCATCGTGGCCGGGCAGGGGCAGGCCCCCTGA
- a CDS encoding glycosyltransferase family 4 protein: protein MDVVLKVLILSQYFWPETFRINDVAQGLHEQGHQVEVLTGFPNYPSGQFQAGYAPRGPARDALGKIGIHRVPLLARGHGRGGRLLLNYLSFAVSAAAFGPFLLRRPDVILVFEPSPVTVGLPAALLRRIFRTPVVFWVQDLWPESLVATGSLRNRRALALVSRMVSWIYRHCDLLLVQSRAFSRSLVDHGVSLSRIEYLPNSAEAFYRPVELPADAPERRLVPQDGVMNLMFAGNLGVSQDLETLVEAAAELRHEPVRWLILGDGRQRPWLEEEIRRRDLQGCVQLLGSHPADTMPRFFALADVLLVSLKDNPAFRATIPSKLQSYLACGRPVLAALNGEGARVTRDAGAGLTVPAERPDELARAVREFIRLSPAEREEMGECGRRYFLRNFERQYLLRQLVELLGSVAARGITKEHTA, encoded by the coding sequence TTGGACGTCGTTTTGAAGGTGTTGATTCTCAGCCAGTACTTCTGGCCGGAGACGTTCCGCATCAACGACGTCGCGCAGGGCCTACACGAACAGGGACATCAGGTGGAGGTGCTGACTGGCTTCCCAAATTACCCTTCGGGGCAGTTCCAGGCCGGCTACGCGCCGCGTGGGCCTGCCCGGGACGCGTTGGGCAAGATCGGAATTCACCGCGTGCCGCTCCTAGCCCGGGGTCACGGCCGGGGGGGCAGGCTGCTGCTGAATTACCTGTCGTTCGCGGTGAGCGCCGCTGCGTTCGGGCCGTTTCTGCTGCGCCGGCCCGATGTGATTCTGGTGTTCGAGCCCTCGCCAGTCACCGTGGGGCTTCCGGCCGCACTGCTGCGCCGGATCTTCCGGACCCCCGTGGTGTTCTGGGTGCAGGACCTCTGGCCGGAGAGTCTGGTCGCAACTGGCAGCCTGCGCAACCGGCGCGCGCTTGCACTGGTGAGCCGGATGGTGAGCTGGATCTACCGTCACTGTGATCTGCTGCTAGTTCAGTCCAGGGCTTTCTCACGTTCACTGGTGGATCATGGCGTCAGCCTCTCGCGGATCGAGTACCTGCCCAACAGTGCCGAGGCATTCTACCGGCCGGTGGAGTTGCCAGCCGACGCGCCGGAACGGCGCCTCGTGCCGCAGGATGGTGTCATGAACCTGATGTTTGCCGGAAATCTGGGCGTCAGTCAGGATCTGGAAACCCTCGTGGAGGCCGCGGCTGAACTGCGGCACGAGCCGGTCCGCTGGCTGATCCTGGGAGACGGCCGCCAGCGCCCCTGGCTGGAGGAAGAGATCCGGCGCCGGGACCTGCAGGGTTGTGTGCAGCTGCTCGGCAGTCACCCGGCAGACACCATGCCCCGCTTCTTCGCGCTGGCAGACGTGCTGCTGGTCAGCCTCAAGGACAACCCTGCGTTCCGCGCGACTATTCCCTCCAAGCTGCAGTCCTACCTGGCGTGTGGGCGCCCGGTGCTGGCGGCTCTCAACGGCGAGGGCGCGCGCGTGACCCGTGATGCCGGCGCCGGCCTGACTGTGCCGGCGGAGCGGCCGGATGAACTCGCGCGTGCCGTGCGTGAATTCATCCGGCTGTCCCCGGCCGAACGTGAAGAGATGGGGGAGTGCGGCCGACGCTACTTTCTGCGTAACTTTGAGCGTCAGTACCTGCTACGGCAGCTGGTCGAGCTGCTTGGCAGCGTGGCGGCGCGTGGCATCACGAAGGAGCACACAGCATGA
- a CDS encoding nucleoside-diphosphate sugar epimerase/dehydratase has product MIKFVIDLTLWLMAALLAYTFRTPSVIQGGAPSTVWLYALLNLGVMALVIRQHRLHRQLWQRVSVPDLLTLARAAATATLVMFALGFILRDWLQLARSVPLLAGALGFLLMGGARLLFRMVQDRIRQQQAPARQRVLIVGAGEAGALIAREIQRHPESGLQAIGFLDDEPAKQRQSLMGFPVFGRVENLVEVAQREHAQEVLIAIPSAEGSFIRRVVELSQAARLRYRIIPGVFEILSGNVTINQIRDVDLEDLLRRPPVQLNTAEIAGYLRGRVVLVTGAGGSIGSEIVRQICVYQPGLILLVGRGENSIFSIQQELNHTLPDIQHLGLICDVRDRSRLDAIFQDYRPDVVFHAAAHKHVPLMEMAPSEAIMNNVTGTHNVTQLCLQYHVKRLVNVSTDKAVNPTSIMGASKRMAEMIVSGGAACAAPDQAFVSVRFGNVLGSRGSVVPTFMRQIRAGGPITVTHPDMVRYFMTIPEAARLVLQAGGLAENGKVYVLNMGQPVKIADLAQDVIQLSGAQHVDIVYSGVRPGEKLYEELLTTSEGAESTTHQEIFSARLASVSPTELEQNIALLRQAAEQQDHAAIRETLARLIPENKFGSLG; this is encoded by the coding sequence TTGATCAAGTTCGTGATTGACCTCACCCTTTGGCTTATGGCGGCGCTGCTGGCCTACACCTTCCGTACGCCCTCGGTGATTCAGGGTGGCGCGCCCAGCACCGTCTGGCTTTACGCACTGCTGAACCTGGGTGTGATGGCCCTTGTGATCCGTCAGCATCGCCTGCACCGTCAACTCTGGCAGCGGGTCAGTGTCCCGGACCTGCTGACTCTGGCCCGCGCGGCCGCCACGGCCACACTGGTCATGTTCGCGCTGGGGTTCATCCTGCGCGACTGGCTTCAGCTGGCACGCAGCGTGCCGCTGCTGGCCGGCGCCCTAGGGTTCCTGCTGATGGGCGGGGCGCGCCTGCTGTTCCGGATGGTGCAGGACCGCATCCGTCAGCAGCAGGCGCCCGCCAGGCAGCGGGTCTTGATTGTCGGGGCCGGCGAGGCCGGCGCGCTGATCGCCCGTGAGATTCAGCGGCATCCGGAATCCGGCCTGCAGGCCATCGGCTTCCTCGACGACGAACCCGCCAAGCAGCGGCAGTCGCTGATGGGCTTTCCGGTCTTCGGGCGGGTCGAGAACCTGGTTGAGGTGGCTCAGCGGGAGCACGCCCAAGAAGTCCTGATCGCCATCCCCTCCGCCGAAGGCAGTTTCATCCGCCGGGTAGTCGAATTGTCACAAGCGGCCAGACTGCGCTACCGCATTATTCCGGGTGTGTTTGAAATCCTGTCAGGGAACGTCACGATCAACCAGATCCGTGACGTTGACCTTGAGGACCTGCTGCGCCGACCCCCCGTGCAGCTGAACACGGCCGAAATTGCCGGGTACCTCAGAGGCCGGGTGGTGCTCGTTACCGGCGCCGGCGGCAGCATCGGTTCGGAAATTGTCCGGCAGATCTGCGTCTACCAGCCGGGGCTGATCCTGCTAGTCGGGCGGGGGGAAAACAGCATCTTCAGCATCCAGCAGGAACTGAACCATACCCTGCCGGACATCCAGCACCTCGGGCTGATCTGCGACGTCCGCGACCGCAGCAGGCTCGATGCAATCTTCCAGGACTACCGCCCGGACGTAGTGTTTCACGCCGCCGCGCACAAGCACGTGCCACTCATGGAAATGGCCCCGTCAGAGGCCATCATGAACAACGTCACCGGCACGCACAACGTCACACAGCTCTGCCTGCAGTACCACGTCAAACGCCTCGTTAACGTCTCCACAGATAAAGCTGTGAACCCCACGAGCATCATGGGTGCCTCCAAACGCATGGCCGAGATGATCGTCTCGGGCGGCGCGGCGTGCGCCGCGCCGGATCAGGCGTTCGTGTCCGTCCGATTCGGAAATGTGCTGGGCAGCCGCGGCAGCGTGGTGCCCACCTTCATGCGGCAGATCCGGGCAGGAGGACCCATCACGGTCACCCATCCGGACATGGTCCGTTACTTCATGACCATTCCCGAAGCGGCCCGGTTGGTGTTGCAGGCCGGCGGTCTGGCCGAGAACGGCAAAGTGTACGTGCTGAACATGGGCCAGCCAGTCAAGATCGCTGACCTCGCCCAAGATGTGATTCAGCTGTCGGGTGCCCAGCACGTCGACATCGTCTATAGCGGCGTGCGGCCCGGCGAGAAGCTGTACGAGGAACTGCTCACTACCAGTGAGGGCGCCGAATCCACCACCCACCAGGAAATCTTCAGTGCCCGCCTGGCCAGCGTGAGCCCGACTGAGCTAGAACAGAACATCGCGCTTCTGCGGCAGGCCGCCGAGCAGCAGGACCACGCCGCGATTCGGGAGACGCTGGCCCGACTCATTCCAGAAAACAAGTTCGGCAGTTTGGGATAG
- a CDS encoding hybrid nucleoside-diphosphate sugar epimerase/sugar transferase — translation MVGASGFVGRTLCQVLLDRGYEVVAAARSARHLPPGVRHHSLGDLTGDVDWRGALRGVTHVVYLAARVHVMNDTHPDPLGAYRALNTDTPLALARAAAAAGVKRLVYLSSVKVNGEESGRPLTEQDPPAPTDPYGVSKWEAEQALLNLGVTTGLDVTVLRPPLVYGPGVRANFLQLITAVQRGVPLPLAAVRNCRSMVYVGNLADAIAFTLHSPVTAGKTFFVADGDDLSTPELIRGVAQALGRPPRLWPVPAWMLHAAGRLLRREGMVRRLTGSLQIDTRRLREAGWVPPFTTQAGLAATVAAHANLAPDWAPLGDGRPWALKPRQRAYLRVRHGLERPLAGALLLLLLPVLLLTALIIRLSSPGPVLFTQLRAGRGHQPYTIFKFRTMRLNAPQLSTEDMRLQGISAVTPVGAFLRRTSLDELPQLLNVLRGEMSFVGPRPALMTQHPVLNGRAAAGVDQLPPGITGLAQVTGRDDLSDDEKVRRDATYLRHVDLLTDLLIIRATLRSVLGGRGTY, via the coding sequence GTGGTCGGTGCCTCCGGGTTTGTCGGCCGGACGCTCTGTCAGGTACTGCTGGACCGCGGGTACGAAGTGGTCGCCGCTGCACGCTCGGCCCGGCACCTGCCGCCCGGCGTGCGCCACCACTCCCTCGGGGACCTGACCGGGGACGTTGACTGGCGCGGCGCGCTGCGCGGTGTCACGCACGTGGTGTACCTTGCGGCGCGCGTTCACGTGATGAACGACACGCACCCTGATCCTCTGGGTGCCTACCGGGCGCTAAATACCGACACTCCACTGGCGCTGGCGCGCGCCGCGGCTGCCGCCGGGGTGAAGCGTCTGGTGTACTTGAGCTCAGTCAAGGTCAATGGCGAGGAGAGCGGGCGGCCCCTGACAGAGCAGGACCCGCCCGCCCCGACCGATCCCTACGGCGTCTCCAAGTGGGAAGCCGAGCAGGCCCTGCTAAACCTGGGCGTGACGACCGGCCTGGACGTCACGGTGCTGCGCCCGCCGCTGGTCTATGGACCGGGTGTCAGGGCGAACTTCCTGCAGCTGATTACCGCGGTCCAGCGCGGAGTACCGTTGCCGCTCGCGGCGGTGCGCAACTGCCGAAGCATGGTCTACGTGGGGAACCTGGCCGACGCGATCGCGTTCACGCTGCATTCACCCGTCACAGCGGGGAAGACGTTCTTCGTGGCCGACGGCGACGACCTGTCCACGCCGGAACTCATCCGGGGTGTGGCCCAGGCCCTGGGCCGCCCGCCGCGCCTGTGGCCGGTCCCGGCCTGGATGCTTCACGCCGCCGGGCGACTGCTGCGCCGTGAAGGAATGGTGCGGCGCTTGACAGGCTCCCTACAGATTGACACGCGCCGCCTGCGCGAGGCGGGCTGGGTCCCGCCCTTCACTACGCAGGCGGGCTTGGCGGCCACCGTGGCTGCGCATGCGAACCTGGCCCCTGATTGGGCACCCCTGGGCGACGGGCGCCCCTGGGCGCTGAAGCCTAGGCAGCGGGCCTACCTACGCGTGCGGCACGGATTGGAACGGCCGCTGGCAGGTGCGCTGCTGCTGCTGCTGTTGCCGGTCCTGCTGCTGACGGCGCTGATCATACGGCTGAGCAGCCCTGGCCCCGTGCTGTTCACGCAGTTGCGGGCTGGACGGGGCCACCAGCCGTACACCATCTTCAAGTTCCGCACAATGCGCCTGAACGCCCCGCAACTATCCACGGAGGACATGCGGCTCCAGGGGATAAGCGCGGTCACGCCCGTGGGGGCCTTCCTGCGCAGAACCAGCCTTGATGAACTACCGCAGCTTCTGAACGTGCTGCGCGGCGAGATGAGCTTCGTCGGTCCCCGACCGGCGCTCATGACGCAGCACCCCGTGCTCAACGGCCGCGCCGCGGCCGGCGTGGATCAGCTGCCGCCGGGCATCACTGGGCTGGCCCAGGTGACCGGGCGGGATGATCTGAGCGACGATGAGAAGGTCCGGCGAGACGCCACGTACCTGCGTCACGTTGACCTGCTGACCGACCTGCTGATCATCCGCGCTACCCTACGCAGCGTGCTGGGAGGGCGCGGTACCTACTAG
- the wecB gene encoding non-hydrolyzing UDP-N-acetylglucosamine 2-epimerase — MKRMKVMTVVGTRPEIIRLSRVIAQLDEHTDHVLVHTGQNFDYELNEIFFQELGVRRPDAFLNAAGSSAAETIGQVLIKVDPLLEEHRPEALLLLGDTNSCLAAIPAKRRRIPIFHMEAGNRCYDQRVPEETNRKIVDHTSDINLPYSDIARENLLRENFDPARVIKTGSPMFEVLTHYREQIEHSAILTELGLARGTYFVVSAHREENVDAPERLGALAATLNALAQQYGQRIIFSAHPRTQKRIAAAGLSFHPLVEVMKPLGFFGYVHLQMHARAVLSDSGTISEEASILNFPALTLRDTHERPEGMEETAVIMTGLNPERVLQAVAVLDQQPRGEQRQLRLAADYSMPNVSDKVLRLILSYTDYVNRYVWHQG; from the coding sequence ATGAAACGCATGAAGGTCATGACCGTGGTGGGCACCCGCCCCGAGATCATCCGGCTGTCCCGCGTGATCGCCCAGCTAGATGAACACACCGATCATGTCCTGGTCCACACGGGTCAGAACTTCGATTACGAGCTCAACGAGATCTTCTTTCAGGAACTCGGGGTGCGTCGCCCCGACGCGTTCCTGAACGCGGCCGGCAGCAGCGCCGCGGAGACTATCGGGCAGGTGCTGATCAAGGTGGACCCGCTGCTCGAAGAGCACCGGCCCGAGGCACTGCTGCTGCTGGGTGACACCAACAGCTGCTTGGCGGCCATTCCGGCCAAGCGCCGCAGAATCCCGATCTTCCACATGGAGGCAGGCAACCGCTGCTACGACCAGCGGGTGCCAGAGGAAACCAACCGCAAGATCGTGGACCACACCAGCGATATCAACCTGCCCTACAGCGATATCGCCCGCGAGAACCTGCTCAGAGAGAACTTCGACCCGGCGCGCGTGATCAAGACCGGCAGCCCCATGTTCGAGGTGCTGACCCACTACCGCGAGCAGATCGAGCATTCCGCCATCCTAACCGAGCTGGGCTTGGCGCGCGGCACGTACTTCGTGGTCAGCGCGCACCGAGAAGAGAACGTGGACGCCCCCGAGCGCCTGGGCGCCCTCGCTGCCACTCTGAACGCCCTGGCGCAGCAGTACGGGCAGCGCATCATCTTCTCCGCGCACCCCCGGACGCAAAAGCGCATCGCTGCCGCCGGGCTGAGCTTCCACCCGCTCGTGGAGGTCATGAAGCCGCTGGGTTTCTTCGGTTATGTGCACCTGCAGATGCATGCGCGGGCAGTGCTCTCCGACAGCGGTACCATCAGCGAGGAAGCCTCCATCTTGAACTTCCCGGCCCTGACTCTGCGTGACACCCACGAGCGGCCCGAAGGTATGGAGGAAACGGCCGTGATCATGACTGGCCTGAATCCTGAACGTGTCCTGCAGGCGGTGGCCGTGCTCGACCAGCAGCCGCGCGGTGAGCAGCGCCAGCTACGGCTGGCTGCCGATTACAGCATGCCCAATGTCTCCGACAAAGTGCTTCGCCTGATCCTGAGCTACACCGATTACGTCAACCGCTATGTGTGGCATCAGGGGTAG
- a CDS encoding polysaccharide biosynthesis protein, with translation MNTKDFAGKTVLITGGTGSFGHEFLDVIRETDVKEIRVFSRDELKQEMMRLKLKDQRVRFYIGDIRDRDSVDQAMRGVDLAFHAAALKQVPSCEFFPMQALLTNVVGSHNIVESAINHQIESLVCLSTDKAVLPVNAMGMTKGLMEKVAQAAARGLSDSDTKISSVRYGNVMYSRGSVIPLFINQIKQGQPLTVTDPDMTRFLLSLRSAIDLVLFAFENARQGDIFVRKAPASTVQDLAQALKNLFRSDVPIEVIGTRHAEKLFETLTTAGELVRAEDMGDYLRVFMDDRDLNYAKYFTEGQQEENTLEDYTSHNTRRLTVPEIEELLLSLPDVQRELQLAGQR, from the coding sequence ATGAACACTAAGGATTTTGCAGGCAAAACAGTTCTGATCACCGGCGGAACCGGTTCTTTTGGTCATGAATTTCTTGATGTTATTCGTGAAACTGATGTTAAAGAGATACGTGTCTTCAGCCGCGATGAGCTGAAGCAGGAAATGATGCGCCTGAAACTCAAGGATCAGCGCGTGCGGTTCTACATCGGCGATATCCGCGACCGCGACAGCGTGGATCAGGCCATGCGCGGTGTGGACCTTGCCTTCCACGCCGCCGCGCTCAAGCAGGTGCCCTCCTGCGAATTCTTCCCGATGCAGGCGCTACTGACCAACGTCGTCGGTTCGCACAACATCGTGGAATCCGCCATCAACCATCAGATTGAGTCGCTGGTGTGCCTGAGCACCGACAAGGCCGTGCTGCCGGTGAACGCTATGGGCATGACCAAGGGCCTGATGGAGAAGGTCGCGCAGGCCGCCGCGCGCGGACTGAGCGACAGCGACACCAAGATCAGCTCCGTCCGCTATGGCAACGTCATGTACTCGCGCGGCTCCGTGATTCCGCTGTTCATCAATCAGATCAAGCAGGGCCAGCCGCTCACCGTGACTGACCCCGACATGACGCGTTTCCTGCTCTCGCTGCGCAGCGCCATTGACTTGGTGCTCTTCGCCTTCGAGAATGCCCGCCAGGGGGACATCTTCGTGCGCAAAGCGCCTGCCAGCACTGTGCAGGATCTCGCCCAGGCTCTGAAGAACCTCTTCCGTTCCGACGTGCCTATCGAGGTGATCGGTACCCGGCACGCTGAGAAGCTCTTCGAGACCCTCACCACTGCTGGTGAGCTCGTGCGAGCCGAGGACATGGGCGACTATCTGCGCGTGTTCATGGATGACCGCGACCTCAACTACGCTAAGTACTTCACAGAGGGCCAGCAGGAAGAGAATACGCTTGAGGACTACACCTCGCACAACACACGGCGCCTGACCGTGCCCGAGATCGAGGAGCTGCTGCTCTCCCTACCGGATGTCCAGCGTGAACTGCAGCTGGCAGGCCAGCGATGA